One genomic window of Solanum dulcamara chromosome 10, daSolDulc1.2, whole genome shotgun sequence includes the following:
- the LOC129870332 gene encoding DNA repair RAD52-like protein 2, chloroplastic, with protein sequence MLAHCTKSSLLAADAYLPTPPFPNPRRISAAELHFGFNSFSTRTSKLQVKALDRNSNNNSTGDGIGASKNASSSPSSSVPNSNYVVPLDKSSSCITRPLAEILRDLNKRIPDNIIKADNNDDNSTFIAWYHANRMLSFYAPGWCGEVRDVIFSDNGSVTVVYRVTILGSDGEAHRESTGTVSPGNSHYTDLVAAAEEIAFCRACARFGLGLYLYH encoded by the exons atgcttGCGCATTGCACAAAGTCATCGCTGCTGGCGGCGGACGCCTACCTACCAACGCCGCCGTTCCCAAATCCACGGCGGATCTCGGCGGCGGAACTTCATTTCGGCTTCAATAGTTTTTCTACTAGAACATCGAAACTGCAAGTCAAGGCTTTGGACCggaacagtaacaacaacagCACCGGTGACGGCATCGGCGCTAGTAAGAACGCCTCTTCATCGCCGTCGTCATCGGTTCCGAACTCGAACTATGTGGTGCCACTAGACAAGTCTTCGTCTTGCATTACTCGTCCCTTGGCCGAGATCCTACGTGACCTGAACAAGAGAATTCCTGATAACATAATCAAAGCTGATAACAATGATGATAACTCTACCTTCATCGCCTG GTATCACGCTAACCGGATGTTGAGCTTCTACGCTCCAG GCTGGTGTGGGGAAGTACGAGATGTCATTTTCTCAGATAATGGAAGTGTGACAGTTGTTTATCGTGTCACTATACTCGGATCAGATGGAGAG GCACACCGCGAATCAACAGGAACAGTATCACCAGGCAATAGCCACTACACAGATCTGGTTGCTGCTGCTGAGGAGATAGCATTTTGCAGAGCATGTGCTCGTTTCGGGCTTGGCTTATATCTGTATCATTAA
- the LOC129870168 gene encoding pentatricopeptide repeat-containing protein At4g33990 isoform X1, whose translation MSVLRSILPCHRGRLLLAFKGWHSTKSLSFSSFWCKFYSIGSYNEVLSNGVASKKKELDFERLFHSCTEIYILKCLHALLIVSGKAQSIFIGTRLVNLYAHLGNVSLSQKTFCMIQNKDAYTWNSMISSYVRNGHFRESLNCLNEMLSTADVKPDFYTFPPVLKACDSIINGVRIHCWASKLGLEWDVFVAASLVHMYCRFQSSGVAFRIFKDMPYRDMGCWNAMISGFCQNGNAMEALSLLDEMRLEGIKMDTVTIAVVLPICAQLGDIVHGMSIHLYVIKHGLELDVFVSNALINMYARFGELRHAQKVFDDMMVVRDLVSWNSLIAAYEQNNVPEKALKYFQEMMINGIQPDLLTLVSLASSIAQTKSFRCCRSIHGFVLRRYWIQEDVIMGNAVVDMYAKLGLIHCSRKVFDEIPTKDVVSWNSMITGYAQNGLASEAIEIYNMMKECDDIAPNQGTWVSILPAYAHLGALHEGTRAHGHVFKVALNLDVFVGTSLIDLYGKCGRLDEAMSLFHEVPRMSSVPWNALISCHGIHGNGRVSLKLFNDMLNEGVKPDQVTFLSLLAACSHSGLVDEGKTYFHMMEQDFGIKPVLKHYGCMVDLLARAGGLEAAYHFIENMPLQPDASVWGALLGACRVHRNVELGKLASDNLFDVDPENVGYYVVLSNIYANYGKWEGVNEVRSLARDRGLKKTPGWSSIELSNKIEVFYTGNQSHPQCHEIYEELGILTAKIKTLGYTPDYTFVLQDVEDDEKEQILASHSERLAIAYGILNSPPKSPLRIYKNLRVCGDCHNVTKLISKITEREIIVRDSNRFHHFKNGVCSCGDYW comes from the exons ATGTCAGTGCTGAGGTCAATATTGCCATGTCACAGAGGCAG ATTATTATTGGCCTTCAAAGGTTGGCATTCCACAAAATCTCTGTCATTCTCCTCTTTCTGGTGCAAGTTTTACTCAATTGGAAGTTACAATGAGGTATTATCAAATGGTGTTGCAAGCAAGAAAAAAGAGTTAGATTTTGAGCGTTTATTCCACTCCTGTACCGAAATCTACATTTTGAAGTGCCTTCATGCCCTTCTCATTGTATCAGGGAAGGCTCAGAGTATCTTTATTGGCACTAGACTTGTGAATCTTTATGCTCACTTGGGTAACGTTTCTTTGTCACAGAAGACTTTCTGCATGATACAGAATAAAGATGCTTATACCTGGAATTCTATGATATCATCTTATGTTCGTAATGGCCATTTCCGTGAATCCCTGAATTGTTTGAATGAAATGTTGTCCACAGCTGATGTTAAGCCTGACTTTTACACTTTTCCTCCAGTGTTGAAAGCTTGTGATAGTATAATCAATGGTGTAAGGATACACTGCTGGGCTTCAAAACTTGGGTTAGAGTGGGATGTGTTTGTAGCTGCCTCCTTGGTGCATATGTATTGCCGTTTCCAATCTTCTGGTGTTGCCTTTAGAATTTTTAAGGACATGCCTTATCGGGATATGGGTTGTTGGAATGCTATGATATCTGGGTTTTGTCAGAATGGAAATGCTATGGAGGCATTGAGCTTGTTAGATGAGATGAGATTAGAGGGCATAAAAATGGATACAGTGACTATTGCAGTCGTACTTCCTATATGTGCACAGCTTGGTGATATTGTGCATGGAATGTCAATTCACTTGTATGTTATAAAGCATGGCCTAGAATTAGATGTCTTTGTATCAAATGCCTTAATAAACATGTATGCCAGATTTGGTGAGTTGAGACATGCACAAAAAGTAtttgatgatatgatggtaGTAAGGGATTTAGTATCATGGAACTCTTTAATTGCTGCATACGAGCAGAATAATGTTCCCGAAAAAGCACTGAAGTACTTTCAAGAGATGATGATAAATGGGATTCAGCCTGACTTGTTGACATTGGTGAGCTTAGCTTCTAGTATAGCTCAAACCAAAAGTTTTCGTTGCTGCAGATCGATTCATGGATTTGTATTAAGAAGATATTGGATTCAGgaagatgttattatgggtaatGCTGTTGTGGATATGTATGCAAAATTGGGTCTTATCCATTGTAGTCGTAAGGTTTTTGATGAGATCCCTACTAAGGATGTAGTGTCATGGAACTCAATGATCACAGGTTATGCTCAAAATGGACTTGCAAGTGAGGCTATTGAAATTTACAACATGATGAAAGAATGTGATGACATCGCACCAAACCAAGGAACTTGGGTGAGCATTTTGCCAGCTTATGCTCATCTAGGGGCATTGCACGAAGGAACAAGGGCTCATGGGCATGTTTTCAAAGTAGCTCTTAATTTGGATGTCTTTGTTGGTACCTCCCTCATTGACCTTTATGGAAAATGCGGAAGACTGGATGAAGCCATGTCTTTATTTCATGAGGTGCCTAGGATGAGTTCAGTCCCTTGGAATGCCTTAATATCATGTCATGGTATTCATGGAAACGGTAGGGTTTCTCTGAAACTGTTCAATGATATGCTGAATGAAGGTGTTAAACCAGATCAAGTAACATTTTTATCTCTATTGGCTGCTTGTAGCCATTCAGGCTTAGTTGATGAGGGTAAAACTTACTTTCATATGATGGAGCAAGATTTTGGTATTAAACCAGTTCTAAAGCACTATGGCTGCATGGTTGATCTGCTTGCCAGGGCTGGGGGCCTAGAAGCGGCGTACCATTTTATAGAAAACATGCCTTTGCAGCCCGATGCTTCAGTTTGGGGTGCTCTTCTTGGTGCATGTAGAGTACATAGAAATGTTGAGCTGGGTAAATTGGCTTCAGATAATTTGTTTGACGTCGATCCAGAGAATGTTGGGTACTATGTAGTGCTGTCCAACATCTATGCTAATTATGGGAAATGGGAGGGGGTGAATGAAGTGAGATCATTGGCTAGAGACAGGGGGTTGAAGAAGACTCCTGGATGGAGCTCAATTGAACTAAGTAATAAGATTGAAGTCTTTTATACAGGAAATCAGTCTCATCCACAATGCCATGAGATATATGAGGAATTAGGTATTTTAACTGCTAAGATCAAGACCTTAGGTTATACTCCAGATTATACCTTTGTATTGCAAGATGTTGAGGATGACGAGAAGGAACAAATCCTTGCCAGTCATAGTGAGAGGTTGGCTATTGCTTATGGAATTCTAAATTCTCCTCCTAAAAGTCCTTTACGGATCTATAAAAACTTGCGGGTTTGTGGCGACTGCCACAATGTAACTAAACTAATTTCTAAGATTACAGAGAGAGAGATTATTGTTAGGGACTCCAATCGCTTTCATCACTTCAAGAATGGTGTTTGTTCATGTGGGGATTACTGGTAA
- the LOC129870168 gene encoding pentatricopeptide repeat-containing protein At4g33990 isoform X2 has protein sequence MIQNKDAYTWNSMISSYVRNGHFRESLNCLNEMLSTADVKPDFYTFPPVLKACDSIINGVRIHCWASKLGLEWDVFVAASLVHMYCRFQSSGVAFRIFKDMPYRDMGCWNAMISGFCQNGNAMEALSLLDEMRLEGIKMDTVTIAVVLPICAQLGDIVHGMSIHLYVIKHGLELDVFVSNALINMYARFGELRHAQKVFDDMMVVRDLVSWNSLIAAYEQNNVPEKALKYFQEMMINGIQPDLLTLVSLASSIAQTKSFRCCRSIHGFVLRRYWIQEDVIMGNAVVDMYAKLGLIHCSRKVFDEIPTKDVVSWNSMITGYAQNGLASEAIEIYNMMKECDDIAPNQGTWVSILPAYAHLGALHEGTRAHGHVFKVALNLDVFVGTSLIDLYGKCGRLDEAMSLFHEVPRMSSVPWNALISCHGIHGNGRVSLKLFNDMLNEGVKPDQVTFLSLLAACSHSGLVDEGKTYFHMMEQDFGIKPVLKHYGCMVDLLARAGGLEAAYHFIENMPLQPDASVWGALLGACRVHRNVELGKLASDNLFDVDPENVGYYVVLSNIYANYGKWEGVNEVRSLARDRGLKKTPGWSSIELSNKIEVFYTGNQSHPQCHEIYEELGILTAKIKTLGYTPDYTFVLQDVEDDEKEQILASHSERLAIAYGILNSPPKSPLRIYKNLRVCGDCHNVTKLISKITEREIIVRDSNRFHHFKNGVCSCGDYW, from the coding sequence ATGATACAGAATAAAGATGCTTATACCTGGAATTCTATGATATCATCTTATGTTCGTAATGGCCATTTCCGTGAATCCCTGAATTGTTTGAATGAAATGTTGTCCACAGCTGATGTTAAGCCTGACTTTTACACTTTTCCTCCAGTGTTGAAAGCTTGTGATAGTATAATCAATGGTGTAAGGATACACTGCTGGGCTTCAAAACTTGGGTTAGAGTGGGATGTGTTTGTAGCTGCCTCCTTGGTGCATATGTATTGCCGTTTCCAATCTTCTGGTGTTGCCTTTAGAATTTTTAAGGACATGCCTTATCGGGATATGGGTTGTTGGAATGCTATGATATCTGGGTTTTGTCAGAATGGAAATGCTATGGAGGCATTGAGCTTGTTAGATGAGATGAGATTAGAGGGCATAAAAATGGATACAGTGACTATTGCAGTCGTACTTCCTATATGTGCACAGCTTGGTGATATTGTGCATGGAATGTCAATTCACTTGTATGTTATAAAGCATGGCCTAGAATTAGATGTCTTTGTATCAAATGCCTTAATAAACATGTATGCCAGATTTGGTGAGTTGAGACATGCACAAAAAGTAtttgatgatatgatggtaGTAAGGGATTTAGTATCATGGAACTCTTTAATTGCTGCATACGAGCAGAATAATGTTCCCGAAAAAGCACTGAAGTACTTTCAAGAGATGATGATAAATGGGATTCAGCCTGACTTGTTGACATTGGTGAGCTTAGCTTCTAGTATAGCTCAAACCAAAAGTTTTCGTTGCTGCAGATCGATTCATGGATTTGTATTAAGAAGATATTGGATTCAGgaagatgttattatgggtaatGCTGTTGTGGATATGTATGCAAAATTGGGTCTTATCCATTGTAGTCGTAAGGTTTTTGATGAGATCCCTACTAAGGATGTAGTGTCATGGAACTCAATGATCACAGGTTATGCTCAAAATGGACTTGCAAGTGAGGCTATTGAAATTTACAACATGATGAAAGAATGTGATGACATCGCACCAAACCAAGGAACTTGGGTGAGCATTTTGCCAGCTTATGCTCATCTAGGGGCATTGCACGAAGGAACAAGGGCTCATGGGCATGTTTTCAAAGTAGCTCTTAATTTGGATGTCTTTGTTGGTACCTCCCTCATTGACCTTTATGGAAAATGCGGAAGACTGGATGAAGCCATGTCTTTATTTCATGAGGTGCCTAGGATGAGTTCAGTCCCTTGGAATGCCTTAATATCATGTCATGGTATTCATGGAAACGGTAGGGTTTCTCTGAAACTGTTCAATGATATGCTGAATGAAGGTGTTAAACCAGATCAAGTAACATTTTTATCTCTATTGGCTGCTTGTAGCCATTCAGGCTTAGTTGATGAGGGTAAAACTTACTTTCATATGATGGAGCAAGATTTTGGTATTAAACCAGTTCTAAAGCACTATGGCTGCATGGTTGATCTGCTTGCCAGGGCTGGGGGCCTAGAAGCGGCGTACCATTTTATAGAAAACATGCCTTTGCAGCCCGATGCTTCAGTTTGGGGTGCTCTTCTTGGTGCATGTAGAGTACATAGAAATGTTGAGCTGGGTAAATTGGCTTCAGATAATTTGTTTGACGTCGATCCAGAGAATGTTGGGTACTATGTAGTGCTGTCCAACATCTATGCTAATTATGGGAAATGGGAGGGGGTGAATGAAGTGAGATCATTGGCTAGAGACAGGGGGTTGAAGAAGACTCCTGGATGGAGCTCAATTGAACTAAGTAATAAGATTGAAGTCTTTTATACAGGAAATCAGTCTCATCCACAATGCCATGAGATATATGAGGAATTAGGTATTTTAACTGCTAAGATCAAGACCTTAGGTTATACTCCAGATTATACCTTTGTATTGCAAGATGTTGAGGATGACGAGAAGGAACAAATCCTTGCCAGTCATAGTGAGAGGTTGGCTATTGCTTATGGAATTCTAAATTCTCCTCCTAAAAGTCCTTTACGGATCTATAAAAACTTGCGGGTTTGTGGCGACTGCCACAATGTAACTAAACTAATTTCTAAGATTACAGAGAGAGAGATTATTGTTAGGGACTCCAATCGCTTTCATCACTTCAAGAATGGTGTTTGTTCATGTGGGGATTACTGGTAA
- the LOC129871126 gene encoding transcription initiation factor TFIID subunit 15 isoform X1: MASYPGKGSSLNGSVYVCNLPPGTDEDMLAEYFGTIGVLKKDKRSGRPKIWLYHDKVTNEPKGDATVTYEDPHAAFAAVEWFNNKDFHGSIIGVFIAESKNKDEASYVTVNQISESNLDSGLAMLDEGSNDIDGGGGRGRGRGDASAKAWQQDGDWLCPNTSSCSNVNFAFRGVCNRCGTARPAGAGGGGSGAAGRGRGRGSQDPGAPGRAVGGPPGLFGPNDWSCPMCANINWAKRNKCNICNTNKPGHNEGGVRGGRAGGYKELDEEEIEETRRRRREAEEDDGEMYDEFGNLKKKFRAKTQRAEVAQSLPPGVGRAGWEAEELGVAERDRKERSRERSRDYDDRERARHRSRSRERNRGRDRDRSYDYDRDREYGRDRDRDRSRYRH; the protein is encoded by the exons ATGGCAAGCTATCCAGGGAAAGGATCTTCTTTAAATGGTTCTGTGTATGTCTGTAACTTGCCCCCTGGTACAGATGAAGATATGCTAGCTGAATATTTTGGCACGATAGGGGTGCTAAAG AAAGACAAACGAAGTGGTAGGCCTAAGATATGGTTGTACCATGATAAAGTTACAAATGAGCCCAAAGGCGATGCTACAGTCACATATGAAGACCCTCATGCTGCATTTGCTGCTGTTGAATGGTTCAATAACAAAGATTTTCATGGGTCAATAATTGGGGTATTTATTGCAGAGTCTAAGAACAAAGATGAGGCTTCCTATGTTACAGTGAATCAAATTAGTGAGTCCAATCTGGACAGTGGTCTGGCTATGCTGGATGAAGGCTCCAACGATATAGATGGAGGTGGCGGAAGAGGTAGGGGCAGGGGAGATGCTTCAGCAAAGGCATGGCAACAAGATGGTGACTGGTTGTGTCCGAATACAAG CAGTTGCTCTAATGTAAACTTTGCATTTCGTGGAGTTTGCAACCGTTGTGGAACTGCTCGACCTGCTGGTGCTGGTGGCGGTGGGTCTGGAGCTGCTGGTCGTGGGAGAGGACGTGGTAGCCAGGACCCAGGAGCTCCTGGTCGTGCAGTTGGTGGTCCTCCAGGCCTCTTTGGTCCAAATGATTGGTCTTGTCCGAT GTGTGCCAACATTAACTGGGCTAAGAGAAACAAGTGTAACATATGCAACACCAACAAGCCTGGGCACAATGAGGGTGGTGTGAG AGGAGGACGTGCTGGAGGTTATAAAGAACTCGATGAAGAAGAAATAGAGGAAACTAGACGTCGGAGGAGAGAGGCTGAAGAA GATGATGGTGAAATGTATGACGAGTTTGGAAATCTGAAGAAGAAGTTTCGCGCTAAAACGCAGCGAGCAGAAGTAGCCCAGAGTCTCCCCCCTGGAGTAGGACGTGCTGGATGGGAAGCTGAGGAATTAG GTGTTGCTGAGCGAGATAGAAAGGAAAGAAGCAGAGAAAGATCAAGAGATTATGATGATAGGGAGAGAGCTAGGCATCGAAGCAGAAGTCGGGAGAGGAATAGGGGAAGAGATAGAGACCGCTCCTACGACTATGATCGTGACAGAGAATATGGCCGTGATCGTGACCGTGACAGGAGCAGGTATCGTCATTGA
- the LOC129871126 gene encoding transcription initiation factor TFIID subunit 15 isoform X2, which produces MASYPGKGSSLNGSVYVCNLPPGTDEDMLAEYFGTIGVLKKDKRSGRPKIWLYHDKVTNEPKGDATVTYEDPHAAFAAVEWFNNKDFHGSIIGVFIAESKNKDEASYVTVNQISESNLDSGLAMLDEGSNDIDGGGGRGRGRGDASAKAWQQDGDWLCPNTSCSNVNFAFRGVCNRCGTARPAGAGGGGSGAAGRGRGRGSQDPGAPGRAVGGPPGLFGPNDWSCPMCANINWAKRNKCNICNTNKPGHNEGGVRGGRAGGYKELDEEEIEETRRRRREAEEDDGEMYDEFGNLKKKFRAKTQRAEVAQSLPPGVGRAGWEAEELGVAERDRKERSRERSRDYDDRERARHRSRSRERNRGRDRDRSYDYDRDREYGRDRDRDRSRYRH; this is translated from the exons ATGGCAAGCTATCCAGGGAAAGGATCTTCTTTAAATGGTTCTGTGTATGTCTGTAACTTGCCCCCTGGTACAGATGAAGATATGCTAGCTGAATATTTTGGCACGATAGGGGTGCTAAAG AAAGACAAACGAAGTGGTAGGCCTAAGATATGGTTGTACCATGATAAAGTTACAAATGAGCCCAAAGGCGATGCTACAGTCACATATGAAGACCCTCATGCTGCATTTGCTGCTGTTGAATGGTTCAATAACAAAGATTTTCATGGGTCAATAATTGGGGTATTTATTGCAGAGTCTAAGAACAAAGATGAGGCTTCCTATGTTACAGTGAATCAAATTAGTGAGTCCAATCTGGACAGTGGTCTGGCTATGCTGGATGAAGGCTCCAACGATATAGATGGAGGTGGCGGAAGAGGTAGGGGCAGGGGAGATGCTTCAGCAAAGGCATGGCAACAAGATGGTGACTGGTTGTGTCCGAATACAAG TTGCTCTAATGTAAACTTTGCATTTCGTGGAGTTTGCAACCGTTGTGGAACTGCTCGACCTGCTGGTGCTGGTGGCGGTGGGTCTGGAGCTGCTGGTCGTGGGAGAGGACGTGGTAGCCAGGACCCAGGAGCTCCTGGTCGTGCAGTTGGTGGTCCTCCAGGCCTCTTTGGTCCAAATGATTGGTCTTGTCCGAT GTGTGCCAACATTAACTGGGCTAAGAGAAACAAGTGTAACATATGCAACACCAACAAGCCTGGGCACAATGAGGGTGGTGTGAG AGGAGGACGTGCTGGAGGTTATAAAGAACTCGATGAAGAAGAAATAGAGGAAACTAGACGTCGGAGGAGAGAGGCTGAAGAA GATGATGGTGAAATGTATGACGAGTTTGGAAATCTGAAGAAGAAGTTTCGCGCTAAAACGCAGCGAGCAGAAGTAGCCCAGAGTCTCCCCCCTGGAGTAGGACGTGCTGGATGGGAAGCTGAGGAATTAG GTGTTGCTGAGCGAGATAGAAAGGAAAGAAGCAGAGAAAGATCAAGAGATTATGATGATAGGGAGAGAGCTAGGCATCGAAGCAGAAGTCGGGAGAGGAATAGGGGAAGAGATAGAGACCGCTCCTACGACTATGATCGTGACAGAGAATATGGCCGTGATCGTGACCGTGACAGGAGCAGGTATCGTCATTGA
- the LOC129871152 gene encoding BTB/POZ domain-containing protein At3g19850-like encodes MPLQAPCDLQIHVNGEQTFFLHQKVLSSFSGKLRKIIKQEKKKIQIKNSGIEILDFPGGVEGFELISRFCYNNGRNIKITVSNVCLLICSAKFLEMTEKWSSCNLLYQAESFFEGLCYWSWHDILKSLKSCESFFDYANSCGLIQKLIISLSGTLFGSSSSSASTSSSSEHIKLCSWWFEEMTILSPKMIEVFLRTVGAFGSENNSLLLTRFLLYYLKTSAHLRNQNNSSNCQNLISRTEYGGLADTAVHGVVFMGKTAFSCRNLFWVLRIVSGFGISKECRGCLEKLIGGMLDQATLDDILVCGHNISGVYDVNLVLRLIRVFVHHDDKVSITKLRNVSSLIDKYLKEIAPDQSLKISKFLGVAESLPDYARDCFDGVYRAIDIYLESHPILSLEERSRLCRCLNYEKLSLEACKDLAKNPRISPRIAVKALGSQGISTTKDNNRQMVLYKTNKSDYHSSSTTSDQQSTLQEEEHEYMRLNLQKMQWRVVELEKICRDMKGQMTKMVKTETHTRALPRLCRSQYF; translated from the exons ATGCCACTCCAAGCTCCATGTGATCTGCAAATCCATGTAAATGGTGAACAAACATTCTTTCTGCACCAG AAAGTTCTTTCAAGTTTCTCTGGGAAGTTAAGGAAGATaatcaaacaagaaaagaagaaaattcagATTAAGAATTCAGGTATTGAGATTCTTGATTTCCCAGGTGGGGTAGAAGGGTTTGAACTAATTTCAAGATTCTGTTACAACAATGGCAGAAACATTAAAATCACTGTCTCAAATGTTTGTCTCCTCATTTGCTCTGCAAAATTTCTTGAAATGACAGAAAAGTGGTCATCTTGCAATTTATTGTATCAAGCTGAGAGCTTTTTTGAAGGATTGTGCTATTGGTCATGGCATGATATTCTGAAATCCCTAAAAAGCTGTGAATCTTTTTTTGATTATGCAAATTCTTGTGGGCTGATTCAAAAGCTTATAATTTCACTTTCTGGTACCCTTTTtggttcttcatcttcatcagcttcaacttcttcatcttcagaaCATATAAAGCTATGTTCTTGGTGGTTTGAGGAAATGACCATTTTGTCCCCAAAGATGATAGAAGTGTTTCTAAGGACTGTAGGTGCTTTTGGTAGTGAAAATAACAGCTTACTCCTTACAAGATTCTTGCTTTATTACTTAAAAACATCAGCCCATTTAAGAAATCAGAACAATAGTAGTAATTGTCAAAATCTGATTTCAAGAACTGAGTATGGTGGACTTGCTGACACTGCTGTTCATGGTGTAGTTTTTATGGGGAAAACAGCATTTTCTTGCAGAAATCTTTTTTGGGTATTGCGAATTGTATCTGGTTTTGGGATTAGTAAAGAATGCAGGGGTTGTTTGGAGAAATTGATAGGTGGGATGCTTGATCAGGCAACACTAGATGATATTCTTGTTTGTGGTCACAATATTAGTGGTGTTTATGATGTGAATCTTGTGTTGAGATTGATTAGAGTTTTTGTTCATCATGATGATAAAGTttcaataacaaaattgagGAATGTTTCAAGTTTGATTGATAAGTACTTGAAAGAGATTGCTCCTGACCAAAGTCTTAAAATATCAAAGTTCCTTGGTGTTGCTGAGAGTCTACCAGACTATGCAAGGGATTGTTTTGATGGGGTCTACAGAGCCATTGATATCTATCTTGAG TCTCATCCAATCCTGTCATTAGAGGAAAGATCAAGATTATGTAGATGTCTTAACTATGAGAAACTAAGCCTTGAAGCATGCAAGGACTTAGcaaagaatccaagaatttcaccaaGAATTGCTGTGAAGGCACTTGGATCTCAGGGTATTTCAACAACAAAAGACAATAACAGACAAATGGTTTTGTACAAGACAAACAAGAGTGATTATCACAGTTCAAGTACTACTAGTGATCAACAGAGTACTTTGCAAGAAGAGGAACATGAATATATGAGGCTAAATTTGCAAAAGATGCAATGGAGAGTTGTGGAGTTGGAGAAAATATGTAGAGATATGAAAGGCCAAATGACTAAAATGGTGAAGACAGAGACTCATACTAGAGCTTTGCCTAGGCTTTGTAGAAGTCAGTACTTctaa